In bacterium, a single window of DNA contains:
- the recO gene encoding DNA repair protein RecO, which produces MSTAWSTPALVLRRWNVGESALIVKLLTPTEGLLSARVPGAKSPTASLHFLSNPLTLAEVHIVPSRRGHMVQIVQATTLGSFSTLQESLPRLQAAALVLEIVEGASTEGLANPVLFLLTLDTLRQLELTPPEHLDLVLLAFVWQVLDGLGAAPVLTRCIRTDSTEAGDFVVPLAAEGGFACAAAAQSFPPGARVPIDVLHLLHRLADELAKHESLPPDFHAPLPLVHQTLAVMLHFVQHAIHADLKTARPWMLHAASVSRP; this is translated from the coding sequence GTGAGTACCGCCTGGTCAACTCCCGCGCTGGTGCTGCGTCGCTGGAATGTGGGCGAGAGCGCGCTAATCGTAAAACTACTGACGCCCACCGAAGGCCTCCTGAGCGCCCGGGTGCCGGGTGCCAAATCCCCCACCGCTTCACTGCACTTTCTGAGCAATCCGCTGACCCTGGCGGAAGTGCACATCGTTCCTTCCCGACGGGGTCACATGGTCCAGATAGTGCAGGCGACCACTCTGGGGAGTTTCAGTACGCTCCAGGAATCGCTTCCCCGACTGCAGGCGGCGGCGCTGGTCCTGGAAATCGTGGAAGGAGCCAGCACGGAGGGGCTGGCAAATCCCGTGCTCTTCCTGCTGACCCTGGACACGCTGCGTCAACTGGAGCTGACACCACCCGAGCACCTGGATCTGGTGCTCCTGGCGTTTGTCTGGCAGGTCCTCGATGGCCTGGGCGCAGCGCCGGTCCTGACCCGCTGCATCCGGACCGACAGCACGGAGGCCGGCGACTTTGTCGTCCCGCTGGCAGCCGAAGGGGGCTTTGCCTGCGCGGCGGCCGCGCAGAGCTTTCCTCCCGGAGCCCGGGTTCCCATCGACGTTCTCCATCTCCTGCATCGACTCGCCGATGAACTGGCGAAGCATGAGAGTCTCCCCCCGGACTTCCATGCTCCCCTGCCCCTGGTGCATCAGACCCTGGCGGTCATGCTCCACTTTGTGCAACACGCCATCCATGCGGACCTGAAAACAGCCCGCCCCTGGATGCTGCACGCGGCATCCGTCTCACGACCGTAG
- the dnaG gene encoding DNA primase has product MSAADGISPGDFIELVRDRVSLIDFLSAYTTLTQTGSEWRGRCPLHDEKTGSFYANDAKGVWICYGCGKGGNIFTFLQEKEGLGFREAADLLADRYRLPRLGTGRSEQHDRMRRLRQMHEAAAAWFGQVLREQRGRPFQEYLRQRDFSKEDVVRFGLGAAPDEWEGLSRVLLGKGFRQEELLQAGLALARKEGTGVYDRFRGRLMIPIRARDGSVIAFGGRIIGPGEPKYLNSPETDLFKKNRTLFALDLAKDAMKRTGRVCLMEGYTDVMRAHQRGLHYAVAAMGTALTTEQISELQRFATEVLLMMDSDAAGRQAAVKHARNLIRQEMPVRILLLKEGQDPDDFFRQAEHPLEDFEALVQQSLHAIEFMLRDLADAHLQTADPQRRAALRQEAIAITRLPRQVSAQAEALDRLAQLLGVSRASLAEDAKRAPSPEPAPATADRPVVSLPMEPLAPADQELLAAMLLSPALESLGLAYLTPRDFNHVLAQRLIGELHEARQLGNREPLQYLPKLEFDPDLGALVASLLILMPQAPELPVFKRMLTRYRAVQLQQERAALKRSLQDASQTGNHDHARQLLQREQELGRVLNLLERHIWPEDAQEQSSASA; this is encoded by the coding sequence ATGTCCGCTGCCGACGGCATCTCTCCGGGTGACTTCATTGAACTGGTCCGTGACCGGGTCAGCCTGATCGATTTCTTAAGCGCGTACACCACTCTCACCCAGACAGGAAGTGAGTGGCGCGGTCGATGCCCCCTCCATGATGAGAAGACCGGGAGCTTCTACGCCAATGATGCAAAGGGGGTCTGGATTTGTTACGGCTGTGGCAAAGGGGGAAACATCTTCACGTTCCTGCAGGAAAAGGAAGGACTGGGATTTCGGGAAGCCGCTGACCTGCTGGCGGATCGCTATCGTCTGCCCCGACTCGGCACAGGCCGTAGCGAACAGCACGACCGGATGCGTCGCCTCAGGCAGATGCATGAAGCTGCCGCCGCCTGGTTCGGTCAGGTCCTGAGGGAGCAACGCGGACGCCCGTTTCAGGAGTACCTGCGTCAGCGGGACTTTTCGAAAGAGGATGTTGTCCGCTTCGGACTCGGGGCGGCCCCCGATGAATGGGAAGGACTCTCCCGGGTCCTGCTGGGGAAGGGATTTCGGCAGGAAGAACTCCTTCAGGCCGGGCTGGCGCTCGCCCGCAAAGAGGGAACCGGGGTGTATGACCGGTTTCGGGGACGGCTGATGATCCCGATCCGGGCCAGAGACGGGAGTGTCATCGCGTTTGGCGGACGCATCATCGGTCCTGGGGAGCCGAAGTACCTGAACTCGCCTGAGACCGATCTCTTCAAGAAGAACCGGACACTCTTCGCGCTGGACCTGGCTAAAGACGCCATGAAGCGGACCGGAAGGGTCTGCCTGATGGAGGGCTACACCGATGTCATGCGGGCGCATCAGCGGGGACTGCACTACGCGGTCGCGGCCATGGGAACCGCCCTGACAACGGAGCAGATCAGCGAGCTTCAGCGGTTCGCCACAGAAGTCCTCCTGATGATGGACAGCGATGCCGCAGGACGGCAGGCGGCCGTCAAACATGCCCGTAATCTGATTCGTCAGGAAATGCCGGTACGGATTCTGTTGCTGAAAGAGGGACAGGACCCAGATGATTTCTTTCGGCAGGCGGAACATCCGCTGGAGGACTTTGAGGCCCTGGTGCAACAGTCGCTGCACGCCATTGAGTTCATGCTTCGGGACCTCGCGGATGCTCATCTTCAGACTGCAGATCCGCAGCGCCGCGCCGCCCTGCGCCAGGAGGCTATCGCCATCACCCGACTCCCCAGGCAGGTGAGTGCGCAGGCGGAAGCCCTGGATCGCCTCGCTCAGTTGCTGGGAGTCTCGCGAGCTTCGCTGGCCGAGGATGCGAAGCGAGCACCATCCCCAGAACCGGCACCTGCGACTGCCGATCGGCCGGTAGTGAGCCTCCCCATGGAGCCCCTCGCTCCCGCAGATCAGGAGCTGCTGGCGGCGATGTTGCTGAGTCCAGCCCTGGAGTCGCTGGGGCTGGCGTACCTGACTCCCCGGGATTTCAACCATGTCCTGGCGCAGCGACTCATCGGTGAGTTGCACGAAGCGCGTCAGCTGGGGAATCGGGAGCCGTTGCAGTACCTGCCAAAACTGGAGTTCGATCCCGACTTAGGAGCGCTGGTGGCGTCGCTGCTCATACTGATGCCACAAGCTCCGGAGTTACCGGTCTTCAAACGAATGCTGACTCGCTACAGGGCTGTGCAGCTTCAGCAGGAACGGGCTGCCCTCAAACGCTCTCTTCAGGATGCCTCGCAGACGGGGAATCATGATCATGCACGGCAATTGCTGCAGCGGGAACAGGAACTGGGACGGGTCCTAAACTTACTGGAGCGACACATTTGGCCCGAGGATGCCCAGGAGCAATCGAGCGCTTCAGCCTGA
- a CDS encoding hypothetical protein (UPF0053 protein HI_0107): protein MTPATGVTYEAKRILLDEDGPSQILLGILAAADPLTPVTGPGVPLVMVCVCLGLSALFSGSEAGFLALSRIQLLEMEAQGHPRARLLLRLTENPADLVSTLLIANVTVNVLLAIAWSMLISSLLFNMPGSDHPTFALVRTILEVLVLTTILIILAEVTPKALAHNNPVPFCSVVAPILPPLMTVARPAVRLFKAMALRFLKLFGIEGERSAGVTEEEIIQYLAAGEESGVLAEDEREMIHSIFEFGDLEVAQVMVPRVDMSSVDEQATLEVAMQLALDVGHSRLPVHSGDRDHIVGLLHIKDVLRLLTQPAATEMRVVDSGLLRPATFVPERKPIAELFAEMKADKNHLVIVVDEYGGTAGLITIEDLLEELVGEIVDESDIEEPPFRFSRAGALLLDGQLALHELQDLVDWEAPENGVETLGGLVLAAINRVPEVGEEVDLGGLSVVVEELEDNRIRTLRCIDPPLTLEARDIFLRQYPNVQTPLLPGERGGVSGNGA from the coding sequence GTGACTCCGGCAACAGGTGTCACGTACGAGGCGAAGCGCATCTTGCTGGATGAAGACGGTCCGAGTCAGATCCTGCTTGGGATTCTGGCGGCCGCCGACCCCCTGACCCCTGTCACTGGACCCGGGGTTCCGTTGGTCATGGTGTGTGTCTGCCTGGGCCTCTCCGCGCTGTTCAGCGGGTCCGAAGCTGGTTTCCTGGCACTTTCCCGGATTCAGTTGCTGGAGATGGAAGCCCAGGGACATCCCAGGGCCCGCCTGCTGCTTCGACTGACTGAGAATCCGGCGGACCTGGTCTCCACCCTCCTGATTGCCAACGTGACGGTCAACGTGCTGCTGGCTATCGCCTGGTCCATGCTGATCAGCAGTCTGCTGTTCAACATGCCCGGGAGTGACCATCCCACCTTCGCGCTGGTCCGGACGATTCTGGAAGTTCTGGTCCTGACCACCATTCTGATCATTTTGGCCGAGGTGACCCCCAAGGCTCTCGCCCATAACAATCCAGTCCCCTTCTGCAGTGTCGTCGCCCCCATCCTGCCCCCCCTGATGACCGTGGCCCGTCCGGCAGTGCGGCTATTCAAAGCGATGGCGCTGCGATTCCTGAAGCTCTTCGGCATCGAGGGGGAGCGCTCCGCCGGTGTGACGGAAGAAGAAATCATCCAGTACCTGGCGGCTGGGGAAGAGTCCGGAGTCCTGGCGGAAGATGAACGGGAGATGATCCACTCCATTTTCGAGTTCGGGGACCTGGAAGTTGCGCAGGTCATGGTGCCCCGGGTCGATATGAGCTCTGTGGATGAACAGGCAACCCTGGAAGTCGCCATGCAGCTGGCACTGGATGTGGGGCACTCCCGACTCCCGGTCCATAGCGGCGACCGGGATCACATCGTCGGGTTGCTGCATATCAAGGATGTCCTGCGCCTTCTCACCCAGCCAGCGGCGACCGAAATGCGGGTGGTCGATTCGGGATTGTTGCGCCCAGCCACTTTCGTACCGGAACGCAAACCCATCGCCGAGCTCTTCGCGGAAATGAAGGCCGACAAAAATCATCTGGTGATCGTGGTTGATGAATACGGTGGCACGGCAGGACTGATCACCATCGAGGACCTGCTGGAAGAACTGGTCGGCGAAATCGTGGATGAGTCGGACATCGAGGAGCCTCCGTTCCGCTTTTCCCGGGCCGGTGCGCTGCTCCTGGATGGGCAGCTCGCGTTGCACGAACTGCAGGACCTCGTGGACTGGGAAGCGCCAGAGAACGGCGTAGAGACGCTGGGGGGGCTGGTCCTGGCGGCGATCAACCGGGTCCCCGAAGTGGGGGAAGAAGTCGACCTCGGCGGACTGAGTGTCGTGGTGGAAGAGCTGGAGGACAACCGCATTCGGACTCTACGCTGCATTGATCCCCCACTGACGCTCGAGGCCCGGGACATCTTCCTGCGGCAGTACCCCAACGTGCAGACACCGCTGTTGCCTGGTGAGCGGGGCGGAGTGTCGGGGAACGGCGCATGA
- the ftsA gene encoding Cell division protein FtsA yields the protein MPGPLLTAIDVGTTKTIALITQVSPDAGLELLGSGIHPSTGLRKGLVIDPERTARAVREAVTDAEKVAGERVHRAIVGVTGSHLRTHPAKAEVTVANPDKGVSATDLKRLDDLVTARDFGGDRRLVTALTQGYQLDGETGIQDPLGRPGHRLKVETLLISGDVRSLDVLAGAVRQAGIETDELYLQAVASAEAVLSHDERLQGTVLVDIGGGTSDVVVYFNGVPVYTFVIPVGGDHFDSDLAYAFDLTTEQAEWVKVEHASIQPAAFTSETVIRLPWAPTRTGVLAAKLVPEVAWPRAKELSELLRQELERSQLLPHLRGCVLTGGGSQLHGLIAMVGAELHLPTRLGEPTGIIGRLADMGNPSLATGIGLLRLGEQRWQQQQQAAAVIPVQNPLSEGFLGLLKRKFRDFIDGLGHD from the coding sequence ATGCCCGGACCGTTACTCACCGCCATCGATGTCGGCACCACCAAGACCATTGCGCTCATCACGCAGGTCTCGCCCGATGCCGGCCTCGAGTTGCTGGGCTCAGGGATTCATCCTTCGACTGGGCTGCGCAAGGGGCTGGTGATCGATCCGGAGCGGACCGCCCGGGCGGTGCGTGAAGCGGTGACCGATGCTGAGAAGGTGGCCGGCGAGCGTGTCCACCGGGCAATCGTCGGAGTCACAGGGAGTCATCTGCGGACTCATCCGGCGAAGGCGGAGGTGACCGTAGCCAATCCCGATAAGGGAGTCTCCGCCACCGACCTCAAGCGTCTGGATGACCTGGTGACCGCCCGGGATTTTGGTGGGGATCGACGGCTGGTCACGGCCCTGACGCAGGGGTATCAGCTCGATGGTGAGACCGGCATCCAGGATCCCCTGGGGCGGCCTGGTCATCGCCTCAAAGTTGAAACACTGCTGATCTCTGGTGATGTCCGGAGTCTCGATGTCCTGGCCGGTGCAGTCCGGCAAGCGGGCATCGAAACAGATGAACTCTATCTCCAGGCAGTCGCCTCCGCGGAGGCGGTCCTGTCCCATGATGAGCGACTACAAGGCACGGTCCTGGTCGACATCGGTGGCGGGACCAGCGATGTGGTGGTCTACTTCAATGGTGTCCCGGTCTACACCTTTGTCATCCCGGTTGGCGGTGATCACTTTGACTCCGACCTGGCCTACGCCTTCGACCTCACCACCGAACAGGCGGAATGGGTCAAAGTCGAACATGCTTCGATTCAACCCGCAGCTTTCACCTCGGAAACAGTAATCCGCCTTCCCTGGGCTCCAACCAGGACCGGAGTCCTCGCGGCGAAGCTGGTGCCAGAAGTCGCCTGGCCCCGCGCCAAGGAACTGAGCGAACTCCTCCGTCAGGAGCTGGAACGATCGCAGCTGTTGCCGCATCTGCGCGGGTGTGTCCTCACCGGCGGGGGGAGTCAGCTACATGGACTGATCGCGATGGTCGGGGCCGAGCTGCACCTGCCGACTCGTCTGGGCGAACCGACCGGCATCATCGGACGACTCGCGGACATGGGCAACCCCTCCCTGGCGACCGGCATCGGGCTGCTTCGCCTGGGCGAGCAACGCTGGCAGCAGCAACAGCAAGCCGCCGCCGTCATACCTGTGCAGAATCCCCTCTCCGAAGGATTTCTGGGGCTCCTGAAGCGCAAGTTCAGGGACTTCATAGATGGTCTGGGTCACGACTAA
- the cca_1 gene encoding CCA-adding enzyme, whose protein sequence is MSSGQLAPPEIIVSHPGTDFDGLASMVAAQKLHPQAICVLQGRMDSNVKEFLSLYGDLFRFVRAKEVDLSGVGHVITVDINRPARLGTLQDLAQRPDMRITVYDHHPVEETQAEFGPQATIRHRPYGSGTSVLVEFLREASIPISPVEATLFALGIAEDTGHLSFNSVTPNDFYVMGFLHECGVQQDLVNRFLTIELDQSQKALLQKLSLNIQKIRIKGLDIAFATARTREMIPEVAVLTRKVQDLENADVMFALVESQGKVIVVGRSRTPAVDCNRILGFLGGGGHASAAAATVPGANLYKLVQDLVDLVREHAAALVVARDIMSSPVRTIAPDTSIQAAYEQQLLRSGHSGLVVVDADERLVGIMSRRDFDKALSHNLGHAPVRGYMSRNVIFISEDTSLEEMADLIINHNVGRLPVVFGGKVKGIVTRSDVLRALHSSTIHQDLPAASRHVPEREEALAAQERMPGELKQLLEEIGQLGDAMEMPVYMVGGIVRDFILGRPNSDVDLVVEGDALELAKAVAAQAELKVELHPRFGTAVLTLPDSWKVSSHKLDIATARSEWYDKPGALPSVQEGGTYDDTSRRDFTINTLALRINGRSQGLYGLLVDHWNGLADLRAGVIRMLHPLSFVDDPTRIFRAIRFASRYGFTLEADTEAALMQAVREGRLRDISGQRLREEVYLLCQEPQPERNLRMAEAMGVYAAIQPGWSPVAAAIATDGMLESQRESWSIWVESDQVSRFQLALMSLCCGLAGDQLQELLGFFACDTQTQQLLLPMESNGQRVLQQLRELLSAEVDPPLSRIHHEISGLHPAHFVWLDLVWPAEAVRERVLLRQEAYVSRQIQLEISGKELLAAGVPSGPAIGRILEQVLDEKIDGLLLGKDKELARALALSQPQHAPQ, encoded by the coding sequence GTGAGCAGCGGCCAACTGGCGCCCCCCGAAATCATCGTCTCCCACCCCGGGACCGACTTCGATGGCCTCGCCTCGATGGTGGCGGCCCAGAAGCTCCATCCCCAGGCGATTTGTGTGCTCCAGGGTCGGATGGACTCCAACGTGAAGGAGTTCCTCTCGCTGTATGGGGATCTCTTTCGCTTTGTCCGCGCCAAGGAAGTCGATCTCTCAGGTGTGGGTCATGTGATCACGGTCGACATCAATCGCCCCGCGCGGCTGGGGACGCTGCAGGATCTGGCGCAACGACCGGACATGCGGATTACGGTCTACGACCATCACCCCGTGGAAGAAACGCAGGCGGAGTTTGGTCCGCAGGCAACCATCCGGCATCGCCCCTATGGCTCAGGCACCAGTGTGCTGGTGGAGTTCCTCAGGGAAGCCTCCATTCCCATTTCGCCGGTCGAGGCCACGCTTTTCGCGCTGGGCATCGCCGAGGACACCGGGCATCTGTCGTTCAACAGTGTGACCCCCAACGATTTCTATGTCATGGGGTTTCTTCACGAGTGTGGCGTCCAGCAGGACCTGGTCAATCGCTTTCTGACGATCGAACTCGACCAGTCGCAGAAGGCCCTGCTGCAGAAACTGTCGCTGAACATTCAGAAGATCCGGATAAAGGGGCTCGATATCGCCTTCGCCACGGCCAGGACCCGGGAGATGATTCCGGAAGTGGCGGTCCTCACCCGCAAAGTGCAGGACCTGGAGAACGCCGATGTCATGTTTGCGCTGGTGGAGTCGCAGGGCAAAGTCATCGTCGTGGGACGAAGCCGGACTCCTGCGGTGGACTGCAACCGGATTCTCGGCTTTCTGGGAGGGGGCGGTCATGCCAGCGCTGCGGCAGCGACTGTCCCCGGGGCAAATCTCTACAAGCTGGTGCAGGACCTCGTGGATCTGGTGCGCGAACACGCCGCCGCACTGGTGGTCGCCCGCGACATCATGTCCTCACCTGTCCGGACCATCGCACCAGATACCAGCATCCAGGCAGCGTACGAGCAGCAGCTGTTGCGCTCTGGTCACTCCGGACTGGTGGTCGTCGATGCAGACGAGCGTCTGGTTGGGATCATGTCCCGTCGCGATTTCGACAAGGCCCTGAGCCATAACCTGGGTCATGCCCCGGTCCGGGGCTACATGTCTCGCAACGTCATTTTCATCAGTGAGGATACCTCGCTGGAGGAGATGGCGGACCTGATCATTAACCACAATGTGGGTCGGCTCCCGGTGGTGTTCGGTGGCAAAGTCAAAGGCATCGTCACCCGCTCTGATGTCCTGCGGGCGCTGCACAGCTCCACAATTCATCAGGACCTGCCCGCGGCATCGCGCCATGTCCCGGAGCGGGAAGAAGCGCTGGCGGCACAGGAACGAATGCCCGGCGAACTGAAGCAGCTGCTCGAAGAAATCGGCCAGCTTGGCGATGCAATGGAGATGCCGGTCTACATGGTGGGGGGCATTGTCCGGGACTTCATCCTCGGCCGCCCCAACAGCGATGTCGACCTGGTCGTGGAGGGGGATGCCCTGGAGCTGGCGAAGGCGGTCGCGGCGCAGGCAGAGCTCAAAGTAGAGCTCCATCCCCGCTTCGGGACCGCCGTACTGACGCTACCCGACTCATGGAAAGTCAGCAGCCACAAGCTCGACATCGCGACCGCACGGTCCGAGTGGTACGACAAACCGGGCGCGCTCCCCTCCGTGCAGGAAGGGGGGACCTACGACGACACCTCGCGTCGGGACTTCACGATCAACACCCTGGCACTCCGCATCAACGGACGGTCCCAGGGCCTCTATGGGCTGCTGGTTGACCACTGGAACGGCCTCGCTGATTTGCGCGCCGGGGTCATCCGGATGCTGCATCCCCTCTCCTTTGTCGATGACCCCACCCGGATCTTTCGGGCCATTCGCTTCGCCAGCCGTTACGGCTTCACGCTGGAAGCAGATACCGAAGCGGCGTTGATGCAGGCGGTCCGCGAAGGACGATTGCGCGACATCAGTGGGCAGCGCTTGCGGGAGGAGGTGTACCTGCTTTGTCAGGAGCCGCAACCTGAGCGGAATCTGCGGATGGCGGAGGCGATGGGGGTCTATGCAGCTATCCAGCCAGGATGGTCACCAGTCGCTGCGGCGATCGCGACCGATGGCATGCTCGAGTCGCAACGCGAAAGCTGGTCGATCTGGGTGGAAAGCGACCAGGTGTCACGGTTCCAGCTGGCACTGATGTCGCTGTGCTGTGGGTTGGCTGGCGACCAGCTGCAGGAACTGCTCGGCTTCTTCGCCTGCGATACGCAGACGCAACAGCTTCTGCTGCCCATGGAATCCAACGGACAGCGCGTACTGCAGCAACTCCGGGAACTCTTGTCGGCAGAGGTGGACCCGCCCCTGAGTCGAATTCATCATGAGATCAGCGGACTCCACCCGGCGCACTTTGTCTGGCTGGATCTCGTCTGGCCAGCGGAGGCGGTGCGCGAGCGGGTCCTCTTGCGTCAGGAAGCCTATGTCTCCCGCCAGATTCAGCTGGAGATCAGCGGAAAAGAACTACTGGCTGCCGGGGTCCCCAGCGGACCGGCCATCGGACGCATCCTGGAACAGGTGCTGGACGAGAAAATCGACGGTCTGCTGCTGGGTAAAGACAAAGAACTGGCCCGTGCACTGGCGTTGAGCCAGCCGCAACATGCTCCGCAGTAA
- a CDS encoding Deoxyguanosinetriphosphate triphosphohydrolase-like protein, producing MSTDSTTTALIRTRWEALEHQILASWARFADESQGRVRPEPEDPIRTCYQRDRDRVLHSKAFRRLKHKTQVYIAPEGDHYRTRLTHTLEVMQVSRTVARALRLNEDLTEAIALSHDLGHSPFGHLGERVLAKAMRERGASRGFHHNWQSLRIVDELENQGRGLNLTQEVREAIPAHSKGQADSAIGGNVKVSLEAQVVKHCDRIAYLAADLEDAYRAGLLRPSDLERGNLGHLAADEKSIIRRAVADLVRESSDRPEILLSEEQLQEINALKDFLFDRVYLTPPVQAETARITRLIEALFEAFDDDGVFRQHLGEPPGEAEERLQQTCDFIAGMTDRYAIRFLTGLMLPQGWSYPR from the coding sequence ATGAGCACTGACAGCACCACCACTGCGCTGATCCGTACACGATGGGAAGCCCTGGAGCACCAGATACTGGCGAGTTGGGCGCGCTTTGCTGATGAATCCCAGGGCCGGGTCCGGCCGGAGCCTGAAGATCCCATCCGGACCTGTTATCAGCGGGATCGCGACCGGGTCCTCCACTCCAAAGCCTTTCGGCGTCTGAAGCACAAGACCCAGGTCTACATTGCCCCGGAAGGCGATCACTACCGAACACGCCTGACACATACACTGGAAGTGATGCAGGTGTCGCGGACTGTCGCCCGCGCGTTGCGCCTCAACGAAGACCTGACCGAGGCCATCGCCCTGAGTCACGACCTGGGGCATTCGCCCTTCGGTCATTTGGGTGAACGGGTCCTGGCGAAGGCGATGCGCGAACGGGGCGCATCGCGGGGGTTCCACCACAACTGGCAGTCGTTGCGGATTGTTGACGAGCTGGAGAATCAGGGACGCGGGCTCAATCTCACCCAGGAGGTCCGGGAAGCGATCCCCGCGCACTCCAAAGGACAGGCAGATTCGGCGATCGGTGGAAATGTGAAGGTGTCGCTGGAGGCGCAGGTCGTGAAGCACTGCGACCGGATCGCCTATCTCGCGGCGGACCTCGAAGATGCGTACCGCGCCGGATTGCTGCGTCCGTCGGACCTGGAACGCGGGAATCTGGGGCATCTGGCCGCCGACGAGAAGAGCATCATCCGTCGGGCGGTGGCCGATCTGGTCCGGGAGTCCTCCGATCGCCCGGAAATCCTGCTCTCAGAGGAGCAGTTACAGGAGATCAATGCGCTGAAGGATTTTCTCTTCGACCGGGTCTATCTCACGCCGCCGGTCCAGGCAGAGACTGCCCGTATCACCCGTCTAATAGAGGCGCTGTTTGAAGCGTTCGACGATGACGGGGTCTTTCGGCAGCATCTGGGAGAGCCCCCTGGGGAGGCTGAGGAGCGACTCCAGCAGACCTGCGACTTCATCGCGGGGATGACTGACCGGTACGCCATCCGATTCCTGACAGGCCTCATGTTGCCGCAGGGCTGGAGCTATCCCCGGTAA